Proteins encoded by one window of Juglans regia cultivar Chandler chromosome 15, Walnut 2.0, whole genome shotgun sequence:
- the LOC108986692 gene encoding rhamnogalacturonan I rhamnosyltransferase 1-like, with translation MCRIERKSCEYKEEEKRERRIEMGLKAMGGGGEARVDKLKSSMSRSRMKLWMIRATTSVLLWTCVVQLTALGDMWGPRVLKGWPSCFSQESSVNNAVSVPLVPPRVLPPKRVYKNNGYLMVSCNGGLNQMRAAICDMVAIARYLNVTLIVPELDKTSFWADPSEFQDIFDVDHFITSLRDEVRVLKELPPRLKKRVELGRVYSMPPISWSDISYYHNQILPLIQKYKVVHLNRTDARLANNGQPLMLQKLRCRVNFSALRFTSQIEELGRRVIKLLRQNGPFLVLHLRYEMDMLAFSGCTQGCNNEEVEELTRMRYAYPWWKEKIINSELKRKDGLCPLTPEETALTLSALDIDPSFQIYIAAGEIYGGERRMASLARAYPKLVRKETLLEPSDLRFFQNHSSQMAALDYLVSLESDIFVPTFDGNMAKVVEGHRRFLGFKKTILLDRGMLVNLIDQYNMGTLSWDEFSSAVKETHAYRMGNPTKRLVIPDRPKEEDYFYANPEECLPPSDESFSST, from the exons ATGTGCAGGATAGAGAGGAAGAGCTGTGAATataaggaggaggagaagagagagaggagaataGAGATGGGTTTGAAGGCAATGGGTGGTGGGGGAGAGGCTAGGGTTGATAAGCTGAAGAGCTCGATGtcgaggtcgaggatgaagctATGGATGATACGCGCCACGACTTCCGTTTTGCTCTGGACCTGCGTCGTACAGTTGACGGCATTGGGGGATATGTGGGGGCCTAGGGTTTTGAAGGGCTGGCCCTCTTGTTTCTCCCAGGAGTCCTCTGTTAACAACGCTGTTAGTGTGCCCCTTGTTCCGCCCCGTGTTCTTCCGCCCAAAA GGGTTTATAAGAACAACGGTTACCTGATGGTCTCATGCAATGGAGGACTCAATCAAATGAGAGCAGCG ATCTGTGACATGGTTGCTATTGCAAGATATTTAAATGTCACACTTATAGTCCCTGAGCTGGATAAAACATCATTTTGGGCTGATCCCAG TGAATTCCAAGACATATTTGATGTGGATCATTTCATTACTTCCTTGAGAGATGAGGTTCGAGTATTGAAAGAATTGCCTCCCAGGCTCAAGAAGAGAGTGGAACTAGGAAGAGTTTATTCAATGCCTCCAATCAGCTGGTCTGACATATCTTACTATCATAATCAG ATTCTTCCTCTAATACAGAAGTACAAAGTTGTACATCTAAATAGGACCGATGCTCGACTGGCCAATAATGGCCAACCTTTGATGCTCCAGAAGCTGCGCTGCAGAGTAAATTTTAGTGCTCTGAGATTCACTTCTCAGATAGAAGAGTTGGGTAGAAGGGTTATCAAACTTCTAAGGCAAAATGGTCCATTCCTGGTACTTCATCTTAGGTATGAAATGGACATGTTGGCATTTTCTGGCTGCACTCAAGGTTGCAACAATGAGGAGGTGGAGGAGTTGACAAGAATGAG GTATGCTTATCCCTggtggaaagagaaaataataaactctgaaTTGAAAAGGAAAGATGGTCTGTGCCCTTTGACACCTGAGGAAACTGCTCTGACACTCAGCGCATTGGACATCGATCCTAGTTTCCAGATTTATATAGCAGCTGGTGAGATTTATGGTGGAGAAAGGAGAATGGCAAGTCTTGCGAGGGCTTATCCAAAATTG GTCAGAAAGGAGACACTATTGGAACCGTCTGACCTTAGGTTTTTCCAAAATCACTCATCCCAGATGGCCGCATTGGATTATCTAGTCTCACTGGAGAGTGATATTTTTGTCCCTACATTTGATGGAAACATGGCCAAGGTTGTTGAAGGCCACCGCAG ATTTCTTGGATTTAAGAAGACAATTTTATTGGATAGAGGAATGCTGGTAAATTTGATAGACCAGTACAATATGGGAACACTTAGTTGGGATGAGTTCTCATCAGCAGTGAAGGAAACTCATGCATATCGAATGGGTAACCCAACTAAAAGGTTGGTGATCCCAGACAGACCCAAAGAAGAGGACTATTTCTATGCCAACCCAGAAGAGTGTTTGCCACCGTCAGACGAATCGTTCAGTAGTACGTAA